TTCAGCAATAACTTCTGTTCCTACAATGACCAAAACGTCCATACCTATACCTATCACAGCTACAACCACAATCAAGCTATCTACAACTTCTGTCCCTATAACTCCCACatcaaccacaaccacaactaAACGATCTACAACTTCTGTTCCTCTTACTACCACAAATGAGACATCTACACAAACTTTGCCCCCTACCACTACAACAACAGATGCTTCGACAGCAACATTGGTACCAGCAACTATAACTGAGGTTTCAACAACAGCAGCACCTATAACTGCCACAGCCGAAGCTTCAACTATGATTTCACTGTTAACCACTACCACAACTAAGGATTCTACAACAGACTCTCTTGGTATAACTGCCTCTTCCAGTACTAGTGCTGTACCAGTAGCTCCCAATATAGTCATCACATCCCCATCTGCTACTACCATAAATGAGCCTTCAACAACAACTTCAGTTCCAATAACTACAACTGAGgttttaacaaaaacaacaattgtACCACAAGATATGATATCAGCGGCATCTACAACTATCACAACAGAGTTACCTTCAGTAACTCCTCTCCCTACAAGTCCAAAGACTGATGCTTCAACAAGTCCTGTCCTTACAGCTACAGCAACAGAGGCTTTGTTTCATACAACTATGAAAACTGAAGTTTCAAGAACATCAACAACAGTACCAGTAACTACCGCAAGTAAGGCTTCTATGCCCACTGCTGTCCCTACAGCTACAGCGTCAACATCAGTCCCTACAACTATCACAACAGGGCCTTCAACGGCTTCTGCACATTTAACTGCCATAACGGATCCCACAATAACACCAGCACATATAATTACCAATACTACTGCTTCTACATTCTCTCCCATGCCTATAACAATCACAAACAATTCATCAACAACTTCTGTCCCAATAACTACCACAATGACACAGTCTACAACAAACTCAGTCCCTGTAACTACCACACTGAAGCCATCCAGAACTTCCGTTCTTTTAACAAGCACAACCGAGGCTTCTACAGCAGCTGTTTCTGCAACTAGCACAACTGAGCCATCTACATCAACTTCGCTCCTAACAACTTTGATAGGTGAGGCATCAACAACAACACCGATAACTACCATAGGCTTAACTACTCAGGCTTCAACATTGACTTCTCTAACAACAATATCCACAACTGAAGTTTCAACAAGAACTGTACCTACAACAACCACAACTTCTACAACCACTTATATTCCTACAACTACCACTACACTGTTAGATATAACAACTTCTCTTAAAATCTCAACAACAGAGGCTTCAACAACAACTAATGTCCCTACAACTATCATAACTGATGAATCCACTACAAAAAGGGTACCCATAAGCACCACAATGGAGGCTTCAGCAACAACTTCTATCCTAATATCTACGACACCTGAGGTCTCAGCTACAACTTTTGTTCCtgccacaataaaaaatataactgcAGTATCCACAACAGACATAGCTACAAGAGGTTCTCTCCTTACTACAGTTAAGGCTCCAACAATGACTTCTGTCCCTACAACTAACCCAACTGGGGCTTCAACAAATTCTCTCCATTCCACAGCTGAAGTATCAACAACAAGTTCTGGGCCTACAACTACCACAACTAAGGCTTCAAATTCTCTTCCAATAAGTTCCACAACAACTATACCTCCTACTACCACAACACAGTTAACAAAGATTGAGATTTTAACATCTCCTCTTCCTACAAAAACAGTAGCTGGTGAAACAGCAGCTCCAATTTTGTCCACATCCACAGTTTTTGCAGCAAACACAGCTGAAGCACCTACAGATGGTTCTTTTCCTATAATGACCTCACCTGGAGCTCCCGCCACATCTGACAGTCAATCCATTGCATCTACTTTACCCGCAGTTACTGTTCCTGAACCAACATCTATTTTAACAATTCCCATAGAAGAAGGTCCTACTACAATAGCCATTAATTTAGCGGCATCTCCTTCTACAACAGCATTTCCTATTAGAACTATTAAAACTACAGTTCCAATAATATCTTTTACATCTCCAACAACTACAACGTCAGGTCCTACTACAGCAGACTCACTGATTACCCACTCTACTACTTCAACCATGTCCCCATTGACACCTGGTATCACTGCAGGTGCAACTGGACCTCCAGTAACACCTACAGCTGCTCTAATCACAGCTGCAGGTCCCACTACAGTTTTCACAATGGCAGCCTCCTCTACAACTATCAGAACTACATCACCTATAAAGGTCACTACTAAAACTCccactacaacaaccacattaTCCCCCACTACAACGAGAACCTCAACTCTACAAACAACCACCAGGACAACAaatcctccacccccacctccacctccagttccaatatttttcattcaagTGACCCTGATAGCTCCATTTGTGCCAGCACTGGAAAACAACCAGTCACCAGAATTTCAAGCTTTAGCAGCAACAGTTGTTGCAGTGGTAAGTCAATATTTCAGTACTTCTTACCTTGTTTGAGTTTTCATATATTATCTAACAAGATGATCCATCAGCACATAATTTAGTCCTGCTTCACTGTACAagttaaatatgaattaaaattaaaatgtacatgtttttaaatgtaattacattatatGATGCTAAACTCTCAGAAAGGATGAAGAGTGGTAATCAgcatttctctttcttcctaTCAGTCTAGTTTACCAATCAGCTATTGTCCCCTATATAGCTCTTAAACAGtcccaaaataaaaagtgcagcATGTGTATCACCGAATCAAAAGCATTGTTCGCCTGAGCAAGGAATTACTATTTAGTTCTAAGAATAGTAGTATTTCTAATAATCATTGGTTTAGTAGTTTTAAGAATATACTGGTGTACACTTCCAGCTCTGTATTTTATGGGCAAAATCTTGTTATTCAGTTTTGTAACCGCAAGAAGtatatacaattaaaatgtggTTGATTGATGCACTCAGGAACTGTACTTAATTAGAATCTGAATTATAATTGAATTAGTCTTTGCAGCACAATTACGCACTACATCTGAAAACTGCACACCTGTTCCACAGCGCATAACTTCTtacaagtaattatttttttaatccagatGAGATATATCTCAGGTCAGAGTTTACTGAGTCAGCAAGTAACAGTAATCTTTTCTGAACAcctttttgaaatattacaattcctctttttttgtcttattgcATAGTGTGATGCAATTTACAGAACACGATATGGCCTTCTTTTCATCAGAACTGTCGTCATAGCATTCAGGTAAGACTGAAAATGGACCCATAAATTTTCTGCAAAACTGAATAATAAGTCTATATATTTTTAGGATATATTTAGACATACAATCTTATGCATGCATGTAGTATGTTTATCTGTTCAAGTAATGCTAAATCAATGATCCTTCTAAATTCAGATTATGCATTGAGTGCAGTCTGCTGTTCTACCAAAGttaacaatgttttattttccttttcaggCCTATTAGGGTCAGAATGGAAGGGACAGACGTGGAAGTGGAGCTCATTTTCAATGAGACCAGTTCTGAAGCACTACCCAGCAATAATGATGTGGCGGTGACCTTGAAAGAAGAAGTGACCAACCCAAATTCAACCATTCTGAATGGATTCAATCTTACTATAGATGCTGATTCCATAAGGGTTATGCGTAAGTTACTTCATGAAAtcacacatatgtatgtatgtatgtaaactATATGATTTTCTCATCTTGATAGCATTAAAGCACAATTTCTTCTTAATATTTGTTGACCTGAAGGTGTGGCCAACGCTTCTACAACACCCACAACAAGactgacaacagcaacagccacCACCACAGCTACTATCACTCCATCCAGCGCCAAACCTGTGACTGAAGCACCCACCTCAGCCAGCACTGCCACCCCAAGTCCAACTGTCCAGATAGAGTTTACTTCAAGAGAAACATTTGTGTCTGATCTCTTAAATCAAAGTTCAGAAGCTTTTCAAGCCAGATCAAAACTCACCAAAGAACAGGTGGGTGGCTGTGAACAGTGTTACTCCCTGTCCTTGACACTTGAGGACATGGATTACAATATGGAAAAGAGACGATGTCTACAGCGAGGCAAAGTGCAACTTTGTACAGAAGcaactgtacattttattattcacaGCTAAATTGTGACACCAAATCAATAAAGGACAACTTAGGTTTGATTTAAAGACTATGATATTCTTGTCAAATCATGGGAAAGTTGATCTGTTGATATTGCAAGGAAATCATGTTATACTTCATTTGATGTGTAACAGCTAACTAAAAACCATGGACCAATTATAGAGCAAAATGCATCAACAAATGTCTAATTATATGAAACCATATATATtaagtttgatttttttaaatctttctttttcagattgAACCAGTATATACAAGTGCCTTCACGTCCTTCCTTTTTGCGATAGTAAAAAGTTTCAGGTGATTTTTCCCCCGTTATACTGATGTGAATAACTATGTCAATTCGTCCACATTTCAGTAAGGTTGCTTCAAGTGAGGAAGAGGGGcttcagaaacaaaatgctATTCTTTTTTATGAGTGTGGATAATATATTATGTAACATACTTCTAGTGTTTcatatctgtgtctgtctgtttctagGGCAGGATCAATCATCACTCAGGCTGATCTGGTCTTCAACTCTACAGAGTCATTGCCCAGTAATGAACAGATTGTCAGCACTTTGAGAAATGCCATCACCACTTCACAAATCTCATTTGACATCGACCCCAACTCCATTGTAATCACATGTGAGTTTTGTCACTGGTGCTATTGTTATATACCTTTTTACATAACAAGCAAGACTGTTAATTAAACTATGGCAGGTTATTTCcttttctgaaaatatcttTATCAAATCACATCTACTGAGCCCATGGTTAGTTTACACATGGACAGACAGTACTGTACCAAGGTTCATTCAGGCTTACCGCTAGATAAAAATACAGGTTATAGTATCCTCCACTTACCtttttgaaatggctttttccACATCCAGCTGCATCCCCCAGTGGAGTCTCCCGTATGACCAGTGTGCTCACAGCCTCCTCTCTGGCCATGGTGTCACTGCTGCTCTCCCACTGCTGGTAGACTCACCTGCAGACTACTCGCTGAGAGGCTGCCGAACATCACCACTGGACATTAGCAGAAGTATCAGCTGGCTAATTTCCCCAATATGCCTGGTACCAGATGAAATGGCTCCATCAGCAGACAGCTGCACCCATCTCTATTTACatcttttgaatttgaataaaacatttttcctagATTATATGATGCATACaggaaaaattatgaaaaattactGCAGTTTTATGTTGTATACTATTGAAGTGACTgcagaaatatttcattaattgcTCTTACCCAGTAAAGCAGCTGCCACAATTAAGACTTGCAATGTGGGAAATGTTCATAAAGCATCAAATGTACCTTACAGCGAACAAACATGGGTTACTTATCTACAAATAAATATCTTGCTTTGACACGCATCTAGTACAGTATGAACAAGTGCATAAATCTTTAAGATGGCCTTGAATGgcataatatatttttgtgtatttatttctgcactttattcttttcattaaaCCAACCATATGAGCATTGTGTGCCATAGTCTATAAATGAAATTTAAGCACTTTTGCAATAGCCCTATATTTTCTGCCCATGCACTATATGACTTTTTTTCCTAAAgtacttatatattttttttaaatcatgtttcaATCTTCCACTAATAAATATCTTATTGCAACTGAATTTTTAACTTTCTAATTCATTGAGCATGATTCAGTATATCCTGTTTGCACACAGATAATTTACATTCTGTTCTGTTAGGAGGAATTGACATTAGGAGTCACAAATGCAATACATACATCAAATGACTCTGCCATAAGTTATCTATGCCTACTGCCATCACAACTTGAAAGGCCACCATAAATGAAGTCAATTGGAATAGTGTGCTACTGTAtcaccaataaaataaaaggggTCAGCATTTTGGAATGGGCACGCAAAATCTTGCATTAATTCTATCCAATACTGCAGTATGTTTGAAGGAATCTGATGTCTTCCTGCACTGGAAAAGAAGTAATGCTGGCCCTGTTAATATATAATCCGTCTATTGGTTATACATGGGTGTAAAACACATTATCTACCTAAGCCCCTTCAGAGCAATCAATCAAGCCATGTAATACCCAAGATTTCACTGTATGTGTTTTACTGTAGTTGCTTCCAGCTACCAACATTGCATAGTGTCTAccataaagaaaaacatttcaacaacttgatattaattataaataaattagaaataaatatgGATGTAGACAATGGTAACATACTATACTTTAGGACCTAAAGTTTAGATACTGTACATAAGCGTACAGAATCATCCAAAATGATTAAAATCTGTGAAAAAGATGAGCAAATAAGGCTATTTGCAACAAACAATACTCATAATAAGCTATACTGTATGCtcaaaattgtgaaattatattatttttatggaaatacAATCAGAATCACAATACTCAGAGAAAAGAATTTTGTTAAACAAATTTTCTCAAAAACATgcgtacatttttttctgtactttgTGCACACTCCCTTTGCAAGGAATACACTACCTCTAATGCAAGTCCTCAGCATTAGAAATTCAATTGGAATTGGGTTTTATAGACTGATGAAACCAACATTGAGATAGAATGAACCAATAAATGATTAATTGACAACAAAATGACTTGTGGAATGCCTAtttcagtctccagacttgaacAGTATCAAAATTTGTGATTTGAATTGAAAGGCAGTCTACAAGTGCAGACTGAATGATACTGAAAGATTCTGTATGGTGAAATAGTcaaaacgcccccccccccccccccaatatacTTTCACCAATTTCAGAAAACTTCAGAAAGAACACTCATTTGTCAACATCTGTATTGTTAATTTAATGCAGTCTTCATTGCttatctttatcaagggtgttaATAATTATGTAAGACATTGCACCAAACAGAAAACCTCTGCAATAGTTTCAGAAGTTTTTCTAGTTGTacatgtatgtactgtagaacAGAGTGCACAACTAATGTAATACTACTTTAAAAGTCCAGCACAGCCTAAAATTGAACACTAGATGGCTCTTCTCACACATGATTTGTTCAAAGTTGGATTTGAACATTGTCAGACTTTTTATATGAGTGAAGACAAAGTTATTACAGAGACAATGCATATAATTAAGAAACCAAGGGATAATATCAAAGCTTATTTGTTTTCAGAGTTGGACACTGAGCCCATGGGCAAGAATGCTCACCAAGAAAGgtttttgggtttgtgtgtgcgtgtgtgcacgtgtgtgtgtgtggcttcaACTTTTGGTTTTAAGGAGGCTTGCATGcataaaatgattgaaaaaaatctataataatCTGATGTGATTGCACTATACACATCAAATTATATTGGTCGCCTTTGATGCATTCAATTAAGTACATCTGTTTTAAcatttgtattgatttattgtGTACACAAATTTGTCTGCCCTTTCAGTGCAGACAATCTTTCTAACAACCTAAAAATACCTCATATCCAGCAAAATCAGAACTGCTTTTCACTGGAAATAATGTATTGTACACAGAATGTATCTATTCATAACTCTTAAAGAAATTTTGATCTCCCTATAATTTTGGGTTAAATGTCAGCGGAAAATGACGTAAATGTCAACATAGAAAGGGAAAAGCTTTTCTGGTGTCAGTCACACTAGAtctgttttttgcattttctttctgttttgagTTGTGACCAATGAATGATAGAGGATTTGAGCAGTGGTTGTATATGTGCATGAACTCAAGTTTTCCATTACCATTACTCTCCCAATGCCAGACCTCAAGTTTGCTGTCTCCACACAAGCTCCACCCAGTGCTGTCACCGTCTTCCCAGAAAATACCAGAaccaaattaaacatttaaaaaaagtaaacaatgcTTAAAAGATAGGAtttgaaatatatgttttgttCACCTTAGTGGGTTTCTTCGCTTATAATTAGGACCACCAGTTTATctgcaccatgtgacctgcaagGATTTAAACTAGTATTTCAATGGCTATCATCCAGGGGTCCTCCTAGGCcctccagcagcacagtcaagtgactaatcATACAGTTGAGTTTCtcattgagacatttataaaaacaattagttaaTCAAATATAGGGAGAGTCAGGAAGtgaagtgaacatggatggaagtttaacCTCTTCCTACCAAACACGGCTATGGaagttattaaattatatatggAATTCATTtagtaatatataataaatggataacagtattttcattaaatgtccTTAAGAGAGATCAGTAAATTTATTGCAGCTTGCTGTCACACTGTATTCAATCCGCTGGTAAACTTCCTCTTGATCATATTTTGCAAACCTTGGTTGGAAAAATTATCCCTTTAGGCtataagaaaatacacttcaaaacGTTAAGTTTAGTCGTGCATTATTCTTTCAAGTTAACTAGATGGACTTCTGCTTTCTAGCGCACATCAGTAATATTTTGGCTGCGTTGAGTTAGGCATTGTGCAGTTCACCCAGAGGATGGCGCAGCAGCTCTT
This is a stretch of genomic DNA from Anguilla rostrata isolate EN2019 chromosome 4, ASM1855537v3, whole genome shotgun sequence. It encodes these proteins:
- the LOC135252714 gene encoding mucin-2-like, whose translation is METDEASTTSVPITTTETVSTTTITATNSTTSLPPTTSITASTTSVPITIINEAPMTSVPSTTTTFIPISTTNEASTMTSVPTTTIKIIPVSTATEVLTITSVPTMTATYVSSSVPLSTTTVDAATITTAEGSTTSVPTITTTSVRSTTEPSSTASVPTTNTIKVSTTSVPITTTTEVPTTSVPSTVTTVIPISTTNKASTIISVPSMTTASVRSTTEPSSTTSVRTTTIKLSTPSVPITTTTDVSSSVPLSTTTGGSTSAFTPTITVQGPTTFVPITTSDTVPITTTDTTTTLRPTTTTTASKTSVPITTATEAPTTPIPTALPTNIPISTINEVSTMTSAPTTTIKNIPVRTTTAVSAITSVPTMTKTSIPIPITATTTIKLSTTSVPITPTSTTTTTKRSTTSVPLTTTNETSTQTLPPTTTTTDASTATLVPATITEVSTTAAPITATAEASTMISLLTTTTTKDSTTDSLGITASSSTSAVPVAPNIVITSPSATTINEPSTTTSVPITTTEVLTKTTIVPQDMISAASTTITTELPSVTPLPTSPKTDASTSPVLTATATEALFHTTMKTEVSRTSTTVPVTTASKASMPTAVPTATASTSVPTTITTGPSTASAHLTAITDPTITPAHIITNTTASTFSPMPITITNNSSTTSVPITTTMTQSTTNSVPVTTTLKPSRTSVLLTSTTEASTAAVSATSTTEPSTSTSLLTTLIGEASTTTPITTIGLTTQASTLTSLTTISTTEVSTRTVPTTTTTSTTTYIPTTTTTLLDITTSLKISTTEASTTTNVPTTIITDESTTKRVPISTTMEASATTSILISTTPEVSATTFVPATIKNITAVSTTDIATRGSLLTTVKAPTMTSVPTTNPTGASTNSLHSTAEVSTTSSGPTTTTTKASNSLPISSTTTIPPTTTTQLTKIEILTSPLPTKTVAGETAAPILSTSTVFAANTAEAPTDGSFPIMTSPGAPATSDSQSIASTLPAVTVPEPTSILTIPIEEGPTTIAINLAASPSTTAFPIRTIKTTVPIISFTSPTTTTSGPTTADSLITHSTTSTMSPLTPGITAGATGPPVTPTAALITAAGPTTVFTMAASSTTIRTTSPIKVTTKTPTTTTTLSPTTTRTSTLQTTTRTTNPPPPPPPPVPIFFIQVTLIAPFVPALENNQSPEFQALAATVVAVCDAIYRTRYGLLFIRTVVIAFRPIRVRMEGTDVEVELIFNETSSEALPSNNDVAVTLKEEVTNPNSTILNGFNLTIDADSIRVMRVANASTTPTTRLTTATATTTATITPSSAKPVTEAPTSASTATPSPTVQIEFTSRETFVSDLLNQSSEAFQARSKLTKEQIEPVYTSAFTSFLFAIVKSFRAGSIITQADLVFNSTESLPSNEQIVSTLRNAITTSQISFDIDPNSIVITSASPSGVSRMTSVLTASSLAMVSLLLSHCW